The following coding sequences are from one Ornithodoros turicata isolate Travis chromosome 1, ASM3712646v1, whole genome shotgun sequence window:
- the LOC135378544 gene encoding uncharacterized protein LOC135378544 encodes MPPIRHVICPRCQWRAPSLKALFRHLHGSHSHEKNWVCGLTGCMQSFVHFPSYRKHVWRKHLNILQGGPSLPPTQPESGHDMTAPERNVDAPPDILQGESSLLPAEPGSGHDMPASESVDAPHDIISPDLAQGDSDAENQSILQSDHDSSSAVGEPDHVKQFAQLLLKWKESKRLPETTIDEIANDIICYVHGVTDDLTTKPVQQWAQILSSVGDGMEMLATKGGRTDYWTSCLPFVEPRTIALGTDERGKRRVFHYIPILEVLEKLLEVPDVYNNFYCPDREEGYLTTVFDGTAFRDHSYFKGDEDMICIQLYADEFEVCDPLGSKRGKHKLLGVYFSILNLPQRTRSSLSQIHLVLLVNDKCASKYGLDKVFAPLMEDIASLENDGITINGQTLKGTIFIVTGDNLSCHRLGGFKCSFSGGRICRFCLALRHEISSKHLEADFVLRTPESHLHHLNMLNTGIPTLSLYGVREPCPFNFTGFHPTEHMPPDIMHDIFEGVIPFVMIRVIEDLVSSGLFTLSHLNKCIEGYSYDVGDTRNKPEKIAPDVLKGKKAMKGSASQIFCFFRHFALYVGDSVPSENSTWELYLLLRQIVELLVCRKLPTGYVPYLQRLIHFFCLDFQALFSHVKVPCKVHYLIHYPTYISKYGPLINLWAMRFESKHQYFKDLARKLHNFKNVTHTLAVRHQFHQAYILSEASKENSVFPAGSRPVLLEHVSEVVRSYVAHKCVTVTNISVLSSVRTGNITYKPGMTLSYSTSDDDLPKFMEICNIYSVDRDIVFEVRELLCVEFDRHFHVYVVTSTDRISVVNDTLMLRPEPLYVVRQGNRHVINSRSAIL; translated from the coding sequence ATGCCACCAATTCGTCACGTCATATGTCCCAGATGTCAGTGGAGGGCGCCTTCCTTGAAAGCACTGTTTCGTCACCTCCATGGGAGCCATAGCCATGAAAAGAACTGGGTTTGTGGATTGACCGGATGTATGCAGTCCTTTGTCCACTTCCCATCCTACAGAAAGCACGTTTGGCGCAAGCACCTCAACATCCTCCAGGGAGGGCCCAGTCTGCCTCCCACACAGCCTGAAAGTGGCCACGACATGACTGCCCCTGAAAGAAATGTGGATGCACCCCCTGACATACTCCAGGGAGAAAGTAGTTTGCTTCCTGCAGAGCCTGGAAGTGGCCACGACATGCCTGCATCAGAAAGTGTGGACGCACCACATGACATCATTTCACCTGACCTAGCACAAGGAGACAGTGACGCAGAAAACCAAAGTATCCTCCAGAGTGATCACGACAGTAGCTCAGCCGTTGGAGAACCTGATCATGTGAAGCAATTTGCCCAGCTGCTACTGAAATGGAAAGAAAGCAAGCGCTTGCCAGAGACAACCATCGACGAAATTGCCAATGATATCATCTGCTACGTCCACGGCGTGACGGATGACCTAACAACAAAACCAGTACAACAGTGGGCACAAATTTTGTCATCTGTTGGTGATGGCATGGAGATGCTGGCTACAAAGGGAGGCCGCACAGATTATTGGACATCCTGCCTGCCATTTGTGGAGCCTCGCACCATAGCACTTGGAACCGACGAACGTGGAAAACGAAGAGTATTCCACTACATTCCAATACTTGAGGTTTTAGAAAAACTGCTGGAGGTCCCTGATGTGTACAATAATTTCTACTGCCCAGACAGGGAAGAAGGCTACCTCACAACAGTTTTTGATGGGACTGCATTTCGTGATCACTCTTACTTCAAGGGAGATGAAGATATGATTTGCATACAATTGTATGCTGACGAATTTGAGGTGTGTGACCCGTTAGGAAGCAAGAGGGGAAAGCATAAGCTCCTCGGTGTCTATTTCTCAATTCTGAACCTTCCACAAAGGACAAGGTCTTCTCTCTCACAGATTCACTTGGTGCTACTTGTGAACGACAAGTGTGCTTCCAAATATGGTCTTGACAAGGTGTTTGCCCCTCTTATGGAGGACATTGCGTCACTGGAGAATGATGGAATAACCATAAACGGACAGACACTAAAGGGAACCATCTTCATAGTGACAGGTGACAACTTGTCCTGCCACCGCCTTGGTGGCTTTAAGTGTAGCTTCAGTGGTGGGCGAATATGCCGGTTTTGTTTAGCACTGCGGCACGAAATCAGCAGTAAGCACTTGGAGGCAGACTTTGTGCTTCGAACTCCAGAAAGCCATCTGCATCATCTGAACATGCTCAACACTGGCATACCCACTTTGTCGTTGTACGGTGTTCGGGAACCCTGTCCTTTCAACTTCACCGGGTTTCACCCAACTGAACATATGCCCCCTGACATCATGCACGATATCTTTGAAGGTGTGATCCCATTCGTGATGATCCGCGTCATTGAAGACCTCGTTTCCAGCGGGTTGTTTACACTAAGTCATCTCAACAAGTGCATAGAAGGCTACAGCTATGACGTTGGTGACACCAGGAATAAGCCCGAGAAGATCGCCCCTGATGTTctcaaaggaaaaaaagcaaTGAAGGGCAGTGCGTCACaaatattttgtttctttcgacACTTTGCATTGTACGTCGGTGACTCTGTACCATCCGAAAATAGCACATGGGAACTCTATCTTCTATTGCGTCAGATAGTGGAGCTCCTTGTTTGCAGGAAGCTACCGACTGGTTATGTGCCGTACCTGCAACGCCTCATTCATTTCTTCTGCCTAGATTTTCAAGCCCTGTTTTCACATGTTAAGGTGCCATGTAAGGTACATTACTTGATCCACTACCCAACGTACATTTCTAAATATGGCCCATTAATTAACCTCTGGGCAATGCGTTTCGAGTCGAAACATCAGTATTTCAAAGACCTGGCACGCAAACTCCATAACTTCAAAAATGTCACCCACACCCTCGCAGTCAGGCATCAGTTCCATCAGGCTTACATCCTGTCCGAAGCCTCGAAGGAGAACTCTGTTTTCCCTGCAGGAAGCCGTCCAGTTTTGCTGGAGCACGTCTCGGAAGTGGTCAGGTCTTACGTGGCCCACAAGTGTGTTACTGTTACGAACATCTCTGTGTTGAGTTCTGTAAGAACTGGCAACATCACTTACAAACCTGGGATGACACTGTCGTACAGCACTAGTGATGACGACCTACCCAAATTCATGGAAATCTGCAACATCTACTCTGTGGACAGGGACATAGTCTTTGAAGTGCGTGAGCTGCTGTGCGTGGAGTTTGACAGGCACTTTCATGTTTATGTCGTAACTTCGACCGACAGGATCTCCGTTGTGAATGACACTTTAATGCTCAGACCGGAGCCTTTGTATGTCGTACGGCAGGGAAACAGGCATGTAATTAATAGCCGCAGTGCTATACTCTAG